The following coding sequences are from one Anguilla rostrata isolate EN2019 chromosome 16, ASM1855537v3, whole genome shotgun sequence window:
- the LOC135241766 gene encoding E3 ubiquitin-protein ligase Siah1-like, protein MDEEMSRQTAAALPAGASKCAPSQRGPSLSGTTASNGDLASLFECPVCFDYVLPPILQCQSGHLVCGSCRPKLTCCPTCRGPLGSIRNLAMEKVANSVLFPCKYAPSGCEATLPHADKAEHEELCEFRPYSCPCPGASCKWQGSLDAVMPHLLHQHKSITTLQGEDIVFLATDINLPGAVDWVMMQSCFGFHFMLVLEKQEKYDGHQQFFAIVQLIGTRKQAESFAYRLELNGHRRRLTWEATPRSIHEGIATAIMNSDCLVFDTSIAQLFAENGNLGINVTISMC, encoded by the exons ATGGACGAAG AAATGAGTCGCCAGACCGCCGCAGCGCTGCCCGCCGGAGCCTCCAAGTGCGCCCCGTCCCAGCGGGGGCCGTCGCTCTCGGGCACCACGGCGTCCAACGGCGACCTGGCCAGCCTGTTCGAGTGCCCCGTCTGCTTCGACTACGTGCTGCCGCCCATCCTGCAGTGCCAGAGCGGCCACCTGGTCTGCGGCAGCTGCCGGCCCAAGCTGACGTGCTGCCCCACGTGCCGCGGGCCGCTGGGCTCCATCCGCAACCTGGCCATGGAGAAGGTGGCCAACTCGGTGCTCTTCCCGTGCAAGTACGCGCCGTCGGGCTGCGAGGCCACGCTGCCGCACGCCGACAAGGCGGAGCACGAGGAGCTGTGCGAGTTCCGGCCCTactcctgcccctgccccggGGCGTCCTGCAAGTGGCAGGGCTCGCTGGACGCCGTCATGCCCCACCTGCTGCACCAGCACAAGTCCATCACCACGCTGCAGGGCGAGGACATCGTCTTCCTGGCCACCGACATCAACCTGCCGGGGGCGGTGGACTGGGTGATGATGCAGTCCTGCTTCGGCTTCCACTTCATGCTGGTGCTGGAGAAGCAGGAGAAGTACGACGGGCACCAGCAGTTCTTCGCCATCGTGCAGCTCATCGGCACGCGCAAGCAGGCCGAGAGCTTCGCCTACCGCCTGGAGCTCAACGGGCACCGGCGGCGGCTCACCTGGGAGGCCACGCCCCGCTCCATCCACGAGGGCATCGCCACCGCCATCATGAACAGCGACTGCCTGGTGTTCGACACGTCCATCGCGCAGCTCTTCGCCGAGAACGGCAACCTGGGCATCAACGTCACCATCTCCAtgtgctga